One window of Quercus robur chromosome 12, dhQueRobu3.1, whole genome shotgun sequence genomic DNA carries:
- the LOC126708011 gene encoding uncharacterized protein LOC126708011, whose protein sequence is MNNNRSGGRGQYHRHRHRRPLQIDEEVWTVKPLTDHHHLSPPCSPPSDDSSATATSTAPAIASVLTIGMRQNSKSVSKNRRAHRPKPMSVNKSEVGSLNSLDSQLGSLRIAEKVNEKEEEKEEEEDRTEVSESSDQGVDGVLSRWEELQMGVQEPELSEQQLRINDQLQEDELLAMESIYGDNVFILDRHKGLRCFQIHIHIEAPSEIAMTAKLNLSGDLKTENGSSDDFSYSFKVQYLPPIILTCLLPKSYPSQLPPYFTISVKWLDSSRISNLCSKLDSIWMEQPGQEVIYQWVEWLHSFSLSHLGFDKEIFLGPYGIRQAGDRRAFSGIVSLDVDVPLMKSYNDERQHENFQKNLHECCICFTDYAGTEFIRLPCQHFFCWKCMKTFSKMHIKEGTISKLHCPDAKCGGMVPPPLLKRVLGDEEYERWESLMLQKTLESMSDVAYCPRCETPCIEDEDQHAQCSKCFFSFCTLCRERRHVGIACMSPEMTLRILQERQTSSQLKEDQKRKEREMINEILSVKTILSDAKQCPSCKMAISKTEGCNKMVCENCGQYFCYQCNQAIDGYDHFKDGRCDLFPQEVIREWIERINPRQVLGQIQAEHAQHGLPCPNCRQFNAKVDNNNHMFCWACQSHYCYLCKQIVKRSAQHFGPKGCKQHTVG, encoded by the exons ATGAATAATAATAGGAGCGGCGGAAGAGGTCAGtaccaccgccaccgccaccgccggCCTCTTCAAATTGATGAAGAGGTATGGACCGTCAAGCCTCTCACCGATCACCACCACCTCTCACCGCCTTGTAGTCCTCCTTCTGATGATTCAAGTGCAACTGCAACTTCAACTGCACCCGCCATCGCCAGTGTTCTCACAATAGGAATGCGTCAGAATTCCAAGTCGGTGTCTAAGAATCGGCGTGCCCATCGACCCAAACCCATGTCTGTGAACAAATCTGAGGTGGGTTCTCTGAATTCTTTGGATTCTCAGCTGGGGTCTTTGAGAATTGCTGAGAAAGTCAATGAGAAAGAGgaggagaaagaagaagaagaagatagaacTGAAGTGTCTGAGTCAAGTGATCAGGGTGTGGATGGTGTTTTAAGTAGATGGGAAGAGCTGCAGATGGGCGTACAGGAGCCCGAATTGTCGGAGCAGCAGCTGAGGATCAATGATCAGCTGCAGGAGGATGag TTACTTGCTATGGAATCCATTTATGGGGACAATGTTTTCATCCTTGACAGACACAAAGGCTTAAGATGTTTTCAG ATTCATATACACATTGAAGCACCTAGTGAAATTGCTATGACTGCAAAGCTAAATTTATCTGGTGATCTTAAGACTGAAAATGGCAGTTCAGATGATTTCTCATACTCTTTCAAAGTCCAATATCTTCCACCAATTATATTGACTTGTTTGTTACCTAAATCATACCCAAGCCAACTACCGccttattttacaatatctgTTAAGTGGTTGGATTCCAGTAGGATTTCTAATCTCTGCTCCAAGCTGGACTCTATATGGATGGAACAGCCAGGACAGGAAGTCATATACCAATGGGTGGAATGGCTACAcagtttttctctttctcatcttGGGTTTGATAAAGAAATTTTTCTTGGTCCTTATGGCATAAGGCAAGCAGGGGATAGGCGGGCATTTTCTGGAATTGTTTCCCTTGATGTTGATGTTCCTTTAATGAAAAGTTACAATGATGAGAGACAACATGAGAACTTTCAGAAGAACTTGCATGAATGCTGTATCTGTTTTACGGATTATGCTG GTACCGAGTTCATCAGGCTGCCGTGCCAACATTTCTTCTGTTGGAAATGCATGAAGACTTTTTCTAAGATGCATATCAAGGAAGGAACCATAAGCAAACTCCACTGTCCTGATGCAAAATGTGGGGGTATGGTCCCACCCCCTTTGTTGAAACGAGTGCTTGGTGACGAGGAGTATGAACGTTGGGAGTCCTTAATGTTACAAAAAACGCTCGAGTCAATGTCTGATGTTGCCTATTGCCCAAGATGTGAAACACCCTGCATAGAAGATGAGGACCAGCATGCTCAATGCTCAAAGTGCTTCTTTAGCTTTTGTACACTTTGTAGGGAGCGACGCCATGTAGGCATAGCATGTATGTCACCAGAAATGACGCTTCGTATTTTGCAG GAGCGCCAAACTTCATCTCAACTAAAGGAGGATCAAAAGCGTAAAGAACGTGAAATGATAAATGAAATCCTTAGTGTCAAGACAATACTCAGTGATGCTAAGCAATGCCCGTCTTGTAAGATGGCAATTTCCAAAACTGAAGGTTGCAACAAGATGGTGTGTGAGAACTGTGGGCAGTATTTCTGCTACCAGTGTAACCAGGCAATTGATGGATATGATCATTTCAA GGATGGGAGGTGCGATCTATTCCCACAAGAAGTTATTCGGGAGTGGATAGAGCGCATAAATCCTCGCCAAGTGTTGGGTCAGATTCAAGCTGAGCATGCTCAACATGGTTTACCATGCCCTAATTGTCGTCAATTCAATGCCAAG GTTGACAATAACAATCATATGTTCTGCTGGGCATGCCAAAGTCATTATTGCTATTTATGCAAACAGATTGTGAAGCGTAGCGCTCAGCATTTTGGACCAAAGGGTTGCAAACAGCACACAGTGGGGTAG